The Setaria viridis chromosome 9, Setaria_viridis_v4.0, whole genome shotgun sequence sequence GCACCAGCTGCTAATACTACTGCTGCTACTAGAACGTACAGCAGGGGAATGGGGGAAACCGGTCAGGTCCTTCTCACTGCTACAGCATTGCAAGCCATCCCCGGTGGAAGCAAACACATAGGCCATCATCATATACAAACGGACACTCTTGCTACACCAACCAaaccttcttctttcttcttcttcttcttccagcacTCCAAACCGATCTGCGTCAAGTTAAAaaggcaaaaaaataaaatcccaATCTGACGGCTAGCTAAGCTTCGTTTCTTCCTTCACCGATCCACGGTTCCAATCGCCTGCCCATTCTTCTTGACTAGTTGATTGCttcaggcgccgccgccgccgccgccgccgcaggctaTGCGTGGGCCACGCGGCGTCAGTAGCCTAGGTGGCCCATCTCCCAGTTGAGCGTGGACGCCACCCTGTCGTGATAAGGCACGTACTCCTGCACGAAACGATTGCAGAGATCACATTAGCATGCAAGATGCAATGCATCAATTCGATGAACAGAATCTGCTGCCTGCGATCGTCACGTACCTCGAGCTTGTCCATGAGCTCCTGCGCGGTGGGCGCGAGCACGATGATGCGGCGGGCGCTGGGGTTGATGAACCCTTCCTCCACGGCCTTGTCGATGAAGGTCAGCAGCGAGTTGTAGTAGCCGTCCACGTTCAGTAGCCCGACCTGAAAAAGAGAAGCCAAACAAAATTCAGCCGAGGAGCACGCATGCAGAGAcgacggcgtcgtcggcgcTTGCAGCAGCTACGCGGCGTAGGCGTTTACCGGCTTGTGATGGATGCCCAGCTGCGCCCACGTGATGACctcgagcagctcctccagcGTCCCATACCCTCCTGCACGCCACGCAAACGGGAACGAAACCGATGGGTCAGCGGCTTCAAAGCTCGATCCAGCACGGCACACAGCACACGCGTCCCGCCTCAGCGGTGAGCAAAGCAACCAGCAGCTCAACGCTAGCTCTCTGCTGCTCCAATTATTGGGCAAGCCACTGTGCATTATTCACTTTAATTTGTTTGGGACATGCATGTGAGGCGCTGCCACTGTGCATGGCACGAGCCACGGACTGACTCACTGTACCGGGTAGCCTTGTGGTGCCCGACACACTGTGCTACGTAGCTGTAAACCTGCCCGAGTGCAAGTGGTATGTTCCTTTGTTTGGCACGGCAGATACGTGGACGTGCACGTCGCCTGATACCGTGAGCTGAGATCTACTACTGCTGTAGTGTAGTACTGTAGTGATAGCAGTAAAAATCCATTGCTGCATGCATGAATCTGCGAGAGAGGGTGACTGACTCACCGGGCAGCGCGATGAATGCGTCGGACTGCCGCGCCATCTCCGCCTTCCTCTGGTGCATGTCGGCCACCGGCCGCACCTCCCCGACCGTCTCGCCGCTTATCTGCCGGGATTAAAAAGAAACAATTTCACCTCCTGGTCAGATACGATTTACTGTAAGTGCTGCATGCAAAAAGAAATCTTTCTTGCCATGCCATGCTAATGATGCATAGCCTGGTCTATGTTTGGGGAATAGCATGGTATGATTGTACTCAGGGAACCGAAACTGGCCCTCTCTCGACCGTTTGGGAATGGTAAAAGGCAGAaataggagtaggagtagagttaACTAGGAGGAGGACCACACCAAGGCCAGACAGAGCATACTACATGATGTGCTCGATCAAAATGCCTTCTGGGCCACCGGGTTAATTGCACCACATACCATCCTAGAGCAGAGCTAGTAAAACTATGCTGAAAATACGTTCCACCATTTTCAGAGACTGGAACTCGAGGTCGCTAACACCTGTTCAAATCCTAGGCACAAAAACAAATCTGTGTGGCCTAAACCACCCTTCTTTCCCTGGCGACCAGGCAGCTGAAAGGGGACGGATGATGCCACGGCAGGACTTTTGGGGGAAAGCAAAATGGTCTAAACATAAACATCCTCCGCCCGTAAAGCTGCGCTTTCCCCGCTTGTTTATCCTCACGCCAAGATCTGGGATTCGTGCCAAAAGCACGTACTAGTACTACTACCAGCTCTCGATCGCAGCCTCTGGGCGATTTGTTTTGTGCCCCAAGTGCCATGTCCCCCGGGACTCCAGCACGGGGGCGTCCAGAGCCCAAACTCCCAACCACTCCCACCCTTAAACaacccgccccgcccccgccaccgcccccgccccccccccccccccccccccccccccccccccaacacacgcacacacgcacaaaaaaaaaaaaaaaaaaaaccgtgACCGCGTGGTCATGATTTGGGTTTGGGGCCGGCCAAGACCAGGAGGCTGCGAACACAAGTCAAACAGAAGAGGTCGCGCATACTACACCCTTGCACAGTTGCACTCCCTGACAGGCCAGCTTAGTGAACTCTGGAAATTCAGAGAGCACGCTTGTCAGAGTGGTTGTCGTTCATCTACAGTGAGTAAGTAGTAGTAGTACGCTTAGGAGCTTGGCATTTTTTTACTAGCGGTATCAGATTTGGCGATTAAGCATTTAAGCAAGCACAACCGTGACATGCAAACGGAACAGGTAGATCAGCGTGGAGGGGGGGAGCAGACGTACCTCTGGTGTCATGAGCGTCTTGGGAATGACCCTGCGCGTGGACAGCAAcaagacaaaaaggaaaaaccGATCAGCACAGGACACACAGCCAACAAGCCACGCACACCCACGCGGAACAAACATTCTCCTGGGGATGAGGAACTCTTTCATTGCATCCATCCACGCTGCCGAGCAGCAGGCAGCTTGGACAAGTGCTTACCCGATGacgtggcggccgccgtcgtaCACGGCCTGGGAGACGAGCCCCATGAGCccgatgctgccgccgccgtacaCCAGGTCGACGCTCCGGGCCACCTGCACaccacacacacaaacacaccaTCAGTTACCGCGCGCGCGTGGGTGACAAACTTCTCGGGGGAGAGTACTATGTGCATGTGCGTGGGTGTCGTGTCCGGTGGACGCACGACGAGACTTGCGACTGTTGCTATTCCCCCGGTGCGGTCCGCGGATGTGGACCACGGGACGGGACCGTGTGCTCGGGTCCGGTGGCTGCCTGCtatgctcctgctcctgctcctgctcggctcCGCCTCACCACTGCACCTGCCTGGTTTTAGCCGCGGCCGCCTCATTATTATGGGAGCCGTGAATACGGTAGGGccccgccggctccggcgcgAGGACTGCCAGTGCCAGCACACGAGACGGGGGCGCCCGCGTTTTACTGCTGCCAACTCGCCACGGGGCGGCGCATGCAGTGGGCGCGGGCACGGCAGGGGCACCTCCGAAATTGGGAGGAGGGAGCAGCGGGAGAGAGCGGCGCCCAGCTAGAAGCAGAGGACAGCGCCGATCTCTGCGTTACTGCCGCGTGCGCCATGGGTTGGGTCGGGTCACCAGCAAAAAGCTGGAGACGCGGCCTGCGCATGGCGTACGGGGACGGCGGACGGACTGACGGAAGAGGGGAAAAAAGGAGGAGGGATCTGCCGAAAGTGCAGCGGCAGGTTCGCTATTGCTGGTGGTTACTACTGCTACGGCTGAATTTTGCATACGGGTTTACTGTCCTAGTGTGTGTGCACTACAGTGAACATCAGGTTGGATCGTGTGCTATAGCTGATCTTCCTGAGAATGAACGGGGGTGAGGTTATAGGTGCAAGGAGGCGGCAGAACCAGGGGGGCTAGGCACGCAGCAGCACACTTGCTGCCTGCTGGCTACTGACTGGGGCACGGTGTGAGCTACGGATCGAGTGATGAGTTGAGTTGGTTACCAGCTCGTTGCCGAGCTCAATGGCGGCGTCATGGTAGCTCCGCTTCTTGCCCTGGCTGCTGCCGCAGAAGACGCAGATCCTCTTGAACCTCGACTGCCTCATCGTCATGGGtggctgctgcagtgctgctacCTCCCTCCCTCTTGTGTGCTcctctttcttcctctctcacTACTCCGTGTACCCTCGCGTATTTATCTCTCTTTAGCTAGCTAGCCTCGGCTCTCCTCGCTCCCGTTGCCGCGCGCACAGTGCCTACTGTACCGCTGGCTATAGCTAGTGCAGGCGAGAAGCGCGCACTAGGATGAGAAGAGAAGATGGGCTCTGGCTCTCCTCGCAGCTGATGCCCGGCACCGAGAGTGCGCCACCATGGCTTATATAAAAGTGgggcgaggagagagaaagggccGAGGGCCGAGAGGGGTCggggtggcagcggcagcggcagcgttGTACgagtggagagagaggaagaaatgcatgcacatggaggaaaggaaaggagaggGGAAAACGCTCCAGCGCCCACCCAAGGGCCAGGCCCGCGAGcgacgctgccggccggccggatggatgggtggctggctggctggctctgCCTAGCTTTCCGGTGAAATGGACGGGCTGGCCCGGGGGTATTGACGGCTGACTCACCTTATCTGTTTTGCCGGTGTAAATTGCGTCAAGGCAAAAGGCGGGCGTGTGGGTTATCTTtctttgcttgctgctgctgctgctaggtCGTTTTTAGCAAAAGCAAAGCATTTGGGAGAGCAGGGCAGACTCTTCGTCTGCTGATTAGCGCCTCTCTTTTCGTGGAGGTGCTGTGTTTGACAAGTGTGTTAGTATGCTCGAAGGTTTTGAGGTGAGTgcgtctcttttttttttctttctttcatcgGAGGAAGTACAGCACAAAATGCTGGAGTACTGTGTTGTGAATCGATGAAAGATTGTAGTACGAATTTTAAACGAAGACGAGCATGGTTGTTGGCTTATGAATCTATATCTAGAATTAATGATTTATCCGCTTCCTATGGAGTGCAATTGATGGCCTCATTTAAAGATTGGCATGTGCGAGCATGGATCTAAATAGACAACCATCTTGTCTGCGTGCTCATAAATTGACCAAAATGGTGTGCTTGCGCGGGCATAGATCTGCATTTTTATTTTGCACGTAGATGCctgtttgttttttgttttctcgAACGCTCATTGGCATAGGAATTCCACTATATGATGATTACTTACTGTACAACATGTGATCCGAAACTTAGCAGCGGATGGGCTGAAATTGATAGACAGAGATCGTCGCATGGTCCCAAGGTTTCAATGCAGATCAAGCGCTTCGCACGTTTCCGTCACGCTCCACATTCCCCTGCCCGTGTTTTTCCTGCACTCCCTCGCCCGGTGGTTAACCTCTGCACAGGGCACGCACCGCGTGCGCTGCTGCCAAATTTTGGCTACGGCTCCCTCGCTCCTTCCCTCGAAATCCCAGGTGGGGAATGAAATCCCGGCTATAGAAGTTGAAATTGATGATCACATGGTCAAAAATCCCAAAATTGATGATGTTTTCTTTTCGAGTTCAAGCTGGCGTATCTGTGTTCAGATTTCCAACGATTCAGATTGAGATTTCGTTTTTTGAATTTTCGAGTATAAAGAGGTGTCAATAAGAATGCAAACTCATGGAAGTTCAAAGCAAATGATTTGTTTGTCTCAGGTGCCTTAACCTAGACTTGTTTCTTGCGTTGCTTCGGCCTCTCTAATAAACCCGAAATGAACGGGCTTAGCCCACGTCATCATGAACAAAGCCCGAGAAAATTGGAAGCGGTGCAAACAAGGATGCATGCCGAATTGCCGATGCCGTCCGCCTCGACGACGACATCGGCCACTGGAGAGCCAGCCATCCATCACCCCGCGCGACAGCACGAGACATCCGGCATCGGCGCCGGCCGGGCGCAGGCGGGGTACGCACGCTCACGCGCACGAACCGCGCGCCCGCGTGCGAGGCCACCtgcccgcgccggcgcggcaCGCGGGCCGacgcgcgcgcgcccccctgGCCATGCCGTACGTAGCGCGAGCAGGGGTCCGGCCCCGGCCGCCAGGAGAGCAGGAGAGAGCGCGCGCTAGGCAGGGCAGCTAGCCTAGCCACCCCAACCCCAAGTACCCAACCGCACGcgtgcgcggccgcggccggcagcCCGGCACGGCGGGATGGGTCGCGCGCCGCGCGGTGGGGAGCGGGGAGGAGTGGGGCTCCGTGCGCGCTGCCGCTCGCGTTCGAGAGTCCGCGCCGGGCCAGTACGGCGAGGAGTACGCGTACGCCCTCTGCTGCCGGCTCTGCCCGCGACTGTTTCGGACGCGACTCGCTAGCCGGTCGGCGGCCGGCCCGGGTCCTTGCGCGCGGCGTCGTCCTGGGCGTACCGCCTCGCCACCCGGGCGCCGGGCATCTACCCGTCCCTCGCCCATCCAGTACATGCGCCGCATGCACGATCGATGCCTTGGACAGATGCCGGGATGCGTGCGCGGCCGGAGTGGGGGCTGTGATCGGGGTGACGTTGTGGCGCTGTACGTGCCCGGGCACGCGCGTTACGCTCGAGCGCCCGTGCACATTGCCTCGCCCACTTCTTCACTTCGAGTTCGATCTAATCCCCGCCCGCTAGTTTACTGTTCAGTACATCTGTACATGCGGCCTTTTCACAGCTCCGAAAGCCCGTTCTGAACGGTTCCTCCGGCCGGAGCGCCGCCCCGCACGCTTGCCGGCAGCAGCAAGCAACCGACCCTGTCCtactcggccggccggccggcggcctgaCACGGTGACCCCCACGGGCGCCGAGCCTCTCCGCCCTCGGTTTCGGCGGCCTCACCCGTACAGTGCCGGGCGAGGACGTCCGTGTACAGTAGAGCAGAGTGCCACAGGCACAGGGTGCCATTTCTTCTGCTAACCCAGCTTAGTTTCTTTAGTTTATTTCGAGACAAAAAAAGGGGGGAGAAAATCAATCTGATCACATcatcagaaaaaaaagaggCGGAACTGAACTTCGCGTGGTCCTTATTGCGATCGATCATCCATCAGACCATCACATGACCTTTTTCTTATTTAttaacaacaaaaagaaaagaggttTGCTCGTCGCATGATCTAATTATCCAATCAGTGGAACTAATTAAAATAGATAATCACATCCCCGGGCAGGATCAGATACACCGGAAACAAAAAGGCAGGAGGGCCGCCTTTAGCAGCTCCGCTCGCTTTAACAGGATATCCCTTCTGAGTTTCTGATCGATCGAGCCAAATCCGAACAGCGGAGGCCACCACGCCactgcgccggccggccggcctctgTTGCGCCTGGCTCACGCATCACGCAGGTGCTCTGAGCCTCTGATacagagaggaaaaggaaggcGCCTCCTTTTCGGACGGAGAGACAGACATGCTCCTACAATATTCCACGGCACCACCTGCGGAAAGCTGAGGGCTTTTCGCTCTCGGTTTCCGGTGCTAATGAACGACCATCAGAGACAGAGAGCGGCATTTTTAAACGACGGCCTAGCGTTTGCAGTTCTGCACAGGGATGATGGACACGGATGGGCCCTCGGGTCAGAATATTGCGACACGCCGCTGCACGCCCTGACACACCGGATTTGACTGCCATTTGACCGGCCGGCTCCCGACACAGGTCTTAACTTAGCCTGTGACCACTACTTCACACTGCATGCCTATAGCTTCGACAGACAGAGCATGCAACAGCCACCGAGAGTGTCGTATCGTCGGCCGGGGCGGGCTAGCTGTTCATGATTCCATCGACCCGTAAACAACAAGTTACACTGACGGACCctctgctggctgctgccaTCGTCGCCACGCACTGCCGACGACGAGCTCTCGCACTCGCATACTCGCATCGCATGCCACAAGGCGCCAAAGACTTCCCGGCCGATAGCTTCGCCTCTAATCCTGCCTGCCGTAACCCAACCACTCGATGCCCGTGTATGTGCTGTTTGTTACGCTACCGATCGGTGATCGACGATGAGGGTgagggacgacgacgatggcacGAGGAGACAGACAGCCATCTggataaaaaaggaaaggaccGGGGCCGAGAGAACATGGAGATGACGGGGGAAACGTCGACCGCCCAATGATCGTGGAGGGGCAGcggtcgccggccggccaggcACGCACACTCAGGCACCCATCCATGGCCACTGGCCCATGCGCGCCCACGCATCGCCAACAGGGAGGAGcaagcgagaggaggaggaagaagaaggcggcaCGCACGCGATGATGGTGGCGGGCTGGTGGTGCATTAGCCGCCTAGTCTTATTCTATGCGCCGGGTCATCCTGCTGCCCCCCTCGTGCCCCGCGGGTAGGGGACATGCGCCTTTTTGGTAATGCTGCGTGCAGGCTCTCGCCCCACTCGGCCACTCCACTCGCGGCACCCCCCATTGCCCCTGCCTAGCTGCAGGCTGCTGCCCTTGTCCTGCCCCTCCCGTCCTCGTCATCGTCTAGCCATGGGCGCGCGTCTGACCGAGCAAAGGCGAGCCTGCGGCagcccggcgcccgcgcccacgCCTCTGCGCCACCGCGCTTCGATCCATGCGGCGGCCATGGAACGGAAGGCGACTTGCACGTTGCACCGAGCGGCAATTATGCGCACGTTCCTGGCTGGGCTTCCTGCCACACGCACACCCTGGCTTGCTCGTGGTCTCCGAGACTGTGAACAGGGATTGTTTAGAACGCTACGATGTGACAGAGACAAACAGCCGCGAGACGGAATTAAACAACCGCTTAATTAGCTCGGTTACCAGGAGTTTTGCATGCTGCCATGCATTTCCCCTAGAAGCAATGGAATTCGCAACGGAGTGTACTGTACGGTGACAGggcttaacttttttttttttggcgaccATGATGAGACGCCCTGCACAAGGCGCCTCTGAATTGGTGGAGTCACACAGCAAGACACGAAGGGACACCAGCTAGCTAGGTCTAGGTGCTACTGCTACCTGACTGAAAGAATAATCAGCTGCTAGCCTTCTTCTTGGGGAGTACAATGTCCGGGACGCCGGCCAATGGAGCTCTGAGCTCCTCCCGTTCCGAACATCTGCACCTGCCGGGAATGATTCGGCACCCTAGTGTGCTCGCCACTAAAATATTGCGAAAATCATAGGGCTCAAGAATCTCCAAGCAGCCccctttccctttcttttctcgTTATCCCTGTGAAAACTTTTCTTCGCCCTTTTTGTCTTACTTTCCCATAGATGATGATGCTTTATCTGTTTTCCCTTTCATGGTGCACTGCCAGTTCGATTGAGCTGGTTACAAAATGTTAGGGTACTACTGATGCCATGAAGAGATATTTAGGCTACACACTAATATTTAAAAAAGATCTCGAGAATATGTTTTTTAAGAATATTAATACTCAATGAAAATAAATTATGTTAGTTGCTACTTTAGATAAATCTATACATTTTGACTTAAACATTATAATATGTCTACTTTGATAGTTTAATTGTTACTTTTTGTAGAAATAAAGTAGATTACTACACTCATGATCCTTTGAGATAAAATTCAACATCTTGAATATTTAGGCCCCGTTTAGGAGGGCTTatttcggcttcggcttcatcTGTTTTGCACAAAGCGAGGCACTATAGCGTGAAGCCGTTTTATAAGCTAAGACTAAAATAAACTAGAAGCCGGGACTTCACCGGCTTTGGCTTCACTACCAAACGGCCCCTTAGCATAGGCTCAACACTAGTTTATTCCACTACATTAACTACAAGTGCAACCTAAGACCTAGAATGCATATTTCTAATAAGATGCAAAAAATACTTAGACGAATCAAATACCAATTGTATTAACAACGTGCTTGAATAATACATATACTTCGTGAGAATAAACTATGTAACCTA is a genomic window containing:
- the LOC117839317 gene encoding probable cytokinin riboside 5'-monophosphate phosphoribohydrolase LOGL10, coding for MTMRQSRFKRICVFCGSSQGKKRSYHDAAIELGNELVARSVDLVYGGGSIGLMGLVSQAVYDGGRHVIGVIPKTLMTPEISGETVGEVRPVADMHQRKAEMARQSDAFIALPGGYGTLEELLEVITWAQLGIHHKPVGLLNVDGYYNSLLTFIDKAVEEGFINPSARRIIVLAPTAQELMDKLEEYVPYHDRVASTLNWEMGHLGY